A portion of the Pedobacter cryoconitis genome contains these proteins:
- a CDS encoding PA2169 family four-helix-bundle protein has protein sequence MENTKVNPETLNDLIQINNDRIAGYEKAIQELSPEDSDLKDLFVKMVAESHKNKLALASAVQGTGTEMETGTTTSGKIYRAWMDVKAVFTGHDRKTILNNCEAGEDAAQRAYKSALEEEGLSADTRSLITEQKSELRASHDQIKGLRDQTPS, from the coding sequence ATGGAAAATACTAAAGTAAACCCAGAAACACTGAACGACCTGATTCAAATTAATAATGACCGTATTGCTGGTTATGAAAAAGCTATTCAGGAATTATCACCTGAAGACAGTGATCTGAAAGACTTATTTGTGAAAATGGTAGCAGAAAGTCATAAAAATAAATTGGCTTTAGCTTCAGCAGTTCAAGGTACAGGTACTGAAATGGAAACCGGAACTACAACATCTGGTAAAATATATCGCGCCTGGATGGATGTTAAAGCAGTATTTACAGGTCATGACCGCAAAACGATTTTAAATAACTGTGAGGCTGGAGAAGATGCAGCACAAAGAGCTTATAAATCTGCTTTAGAAGAGGAAGGCCTTTCTGCAGATACAAGAAGCTTAATTACTGAGCAAAAATCGGAGTTGCGTGCATCTCATGATCAAATTAAAGGGTTGAGAGATCAGACTCCATCTTAG